The following are encoded together in the Synchiropus splendidus isolate RoL2022-P1 chromosome 7, RoL_Sspl_1.0, whole genome shotgun sequence genome:
- the c7a gene encoding complement component C7 produces MLQSSPPSCSSQSRSVCAPEPIMTYFASVLTWLLPLLILRGSCDQRQDCEWGPYGEWSECDSCTKLQSRSRSFAVYAHFGGSACSGNHVETQECETTQVCPLQGGCGNRFRCPSKGTCIGQNLVCNGDGDCNGNGDETVCSPTRKYMICRTDKMLPHIEYFGLGFDTLKGERSAAGVFNIKSFGGQCRSVFSPMHRGVFRLPLSIKQFRPLREPEKDFSFKVYASKWHFAKEMVRNSSFILSSYQNFPFDQIPLLSAGHKLMVVQKDISLLKISTASPEYLILEEELWRALSRLPASYNYPAYRRLVEYFGTHYVSEGSLGGSYKGIFVIDQEKEKLSQQHFECDSVAVTPDTLGQQPQVPNFRIKRTEVLGGDMQWLAPLSRADPLQSNLCDLFMKWEASIVNSPELVQKKLRPLWELVKEVPCAGLKRLHLRRATEQYVSEHDVCHCPPCRNNGLAVMVKQVCRCICKPGTSGRACENGADIEGVTDGRWSCWSAWTCTGGQRSRQRTCTNPAPQNGGQECVGESTETSDCEENAMEYLKTVEPECFDPSVPPVAKCGPPPALINGYVLEPKDAYVVGSKVKYECTAGLDYHGAELECTTNQTWSHEAGLCSVGRVFGPRQ; encoded by the exons ATGTTGCAATCGAGTCCCCCGAGCTGCTCCAGTCAGAGCAGAAGTGTCTGTGCGCCGGAGCCCATCATGACT TATTTTGCCAGCGTCCTGACATGGCTGCTGCCTCTTCTCATCCTGAGAGG gtcatgtgaccagaggcaGGACTGTGAGTGGGGACCGTATGGAGAGTGGTCTGAATGTGACAGTTGCACCAAACTCCAG TCGAGAAGCAGAAGCTTTGCCGTTTACGCCCACTTTGGAGGAAGCGCCTGCTCAGGGAATCACGTTGAAACCCAAGAATGTGAAACCACACAGGTCTGCCCTTTGCAGGGTGGGTGTGGGAACAGGTTTCGCTGTCCGTCAAAAg GAACCTGCATCGGCCAGAACCTGGTGTGCAACGGGGACGGAGACTGTAATGGGAACGGAGACGAGACCGTGTGCAGTCCGACAAGAAAATATATGATATGCAGAACAGACAAGATGCTACCGCACATTGAATATTTTGGACTCGG GTTTGATACGTTGAAGGGTGAGAGGAGTGCGGCGGGAGTTTTCAACATCAAAAGCTTTGGGGGCCAATGCCGCAGTGTCTTTAGCCCGATGCACCGCGGGGTCTTCAGACTGCCTCTGAGCATCAAGCAGTTCAGGCCACTG AGGGAACCTGAGAAGGACTTCAGTTTCAAGGTCTATGCTAGTAAATGGCACTTTGCTAAAGAGATGGTTCGCAAttcctcattcattttgtccAGCTACCAAAACTTCCCCTTCGATCAGATCCCCTTGCTGTCAGCG GGACACAAGTTGATGGTTGTACAGAAGGACATTTCCCTGCTCAAGATTTCAACTGCCTCGCCTGAATATTTGATACTAGAAGAGGAGCTCTGGAGGGCGCTGTCCAGGCTCCCTGCGTCTTACAACTACCCGGCCTACAGACGCCTTGTGGAGTACTTTGGAACGCACTACGTGTCTGAGGGAAGTCTGGGAGGCTCCTACAAGGGCATTTTTGTAATAGACCAGGAGAAGGAAAAACTGA GCCAGCAGCACTTTGAGTGTGACAGTGTGGCAGTCACCCCCGATACCCTCGGACAACAACCACAAG TACCAAATTTTAGGATTAAGCGAACAGAAGTGCTCGGAGGTGACATGCAGTGGTTGGCACCGCTGAGTAGGGCGGATCCTTTGCAGTCCAACCTCTGTGACCTTTTCATGAAGTGGGAAGCATCTATAGTAAACAGTCCTGAGCTTGTTCAGAAAAAG CTGCGGCCGCTGTGGGAGCTGGTGAAGGAGGTGCCCTGCGCTGGCCTGAAGAGGCTTCACCTGCGCAGAGCCACTGAACAGTATGTCAGCGAGCACGACGTCTGCCACTGTCCGCCCTGCAGGAACAACGGCTTGGCTGTCATGGTGAAACAAGTGTGCCGTTGCATCTGTAAGCCTGGCACATCTGGACGGGCCTGCGAGAATGGCGCCGACATCGAGG GTGTGACCGATGGCCGCTGGTCATGCTGGTCAGCTTGGACGTGCActgggggtcagaggtcacgacAGCGCACCTGTACAAACCCTGCGCCTCAGAATGGAGGCCAAGAATGTGTCGGCGAAAGCACCGAGACCTCAGACTGTGAGGAGAATGCAATGGAATACTTGAA AACCGTAGAGCCTGAGTGTTTCGATCCAAGTGTTCCACCAGTGGCAAAGTGcggacctcctccagctctcatcAACGGATATGTCCTG GAACCGAAGGACGCCTACGTTGTGGGCAGTAAGGTCAAATATGAGTGCACCGCTGGACTGGACTATCATGGCGCAGAGTTGGAGTGCACCACCAATCAAACCTGGTCGCACGAAGCTGGACTGTGTTCAG TGGGCCGTGTGTTTGGACCTCGGCAATGA